A DNA window from Shewanella baltica contains the following coding sequences:
- a CDS encoding ATP-dependent helicase, giving the protein MIRHDNWKPADGLTLEPNAERAVKECEKNLALTAGPGAGKTEMLAQRADFLLRTGTCRYPKRILAISFKVDASSNLKDRVTRRSGDELSSRFDSYTFHAFAKRIIDRFRPILTGIYTLDSEYTIGSPRTPQKQIEFADLVPLATRILQSSAVARNAIRQTYTDVFLDEFQDCTDIQYEFLKIAFQSTTIRLTAVGDTKQKIMGWAGALDGIFVTYAQDFQALPLNMYRNFRSKPQLLRLQNEIIRTLDPASVMPNELIVGNEGEIRAFQFETSQREAEYLAEQIQNWIIVDNIPPNEIAILIRNQPHLYAQHLIPALRNRQIPFRNEQELQDITVEPAARLIVDFLLCTFGKREPAAWLRLMNQLIPFTDDEEEQDKYQQIWLNFIQRQRKRIRENPITIDNQSRWQSVQSFIELVGIETMTALSHDYETASRLNEVLRATFNKLDETLASGLTLLEALCQFTDDQSVRILTSHKSKGLEFDTVVLLGIENECYFGAPQENLCTFFVGVSRAKCKLLLTFAKERIRPEGFSGRWSEQRTLVNEYAGYVRPFLSNNN; this is encoded by the coding sequence GTGATTAGACACGATAACTGGAAACCTGCGGATGGGCTAACTCTTGAACCAAATGCTGAACGAGCAGTAAAAGAATGCGAAAAAAATTTAGCCCTAACAGCAGGTCCTGGTGCTGGTAAAACAGAAATGCTTGCTCAGCGAGCTGACTTCTTACTCCGAACAGGCACTTGCCGCTATCCGAAGCGAATTTTGGCAATTTCATTTAAAGTTGATGCCAGTTCAAACCTAAAAGATCGGGTAACTCGCAGGAGTGGAGATGAATTATCATCTCGATTTGATAGTTACACGTTTCATGCATTTGCTAAGCGAATTATTGACCGTTTTCGCCCCATACTCACAGGCATCTACACGTTAGATTCAGAATATACCATTGGAAGTCCTAGAACGCCTCAGAAGCAAATAGAATTTGCAGATTTGGTTCCATTAGCAACTCGTATCCTCCAAAGTTCTGCTGTAGCTAGAAATGCCATAAGACAAACATATACTGATGTGTTCTTGGATGAATTTCAGGATTGTACAGATATTCAGTATGAGTTTCTAAAAATAGCTTTCCAAAGCACAACAATTCGATTAACAGCTGTTGGAGATACGAAGCAAAAAATTATGGGGTGGGCAGGTGCGCTTGATGGGATTTTTGTCACTTATGCTCAAGATTTTCAAGCATTACCATTAAACATGTATCGTAACTTCCGCTCAAAGCCACAGCTTCTTCGGTTACAAAACGAAATCATCCGGACACTAGATCCTGCCTCGGTGATGCCGAATGAACTCATTGTTGGCAATGAAGGAGAAATACGAGCATTTCAATTTGAAACAAGCCAACGTGAAGCTGAATATCTAGCCGAACAAATTCAAAATTGGATAATCGTAGATAATATCCCTCCAAACGAGATTGCTATACTCATACGAAATCAACCACATTTATATGCCCAACATCTAATACCTGCGCTGCGAAATAGACAAATACCTTTTAGAAACGAGCAAGAATTACAGGATATAACTGTGGAACCTGCTGCCCGCCTCATTGTCGATTTCCTTCTTTGTACTTTTGGTAAACGTGAACCCGCAGCTTGGTTAAGGCTAATGAACCAATTGATCCCATTTACCGATGACGAAGAAGAGCAGGATAAATATCAGCAAATCTGGCTTAACTTCATTCAACGCCAGCGGAAAAGAATTAGGGAAAACCCAATAACAATAGATAACCAAAGTCGTTGGCAAAGTGTTCAAAGTTTTATTGAACTTGTCGGTATTGAAACAATGACAGCACTTTCACATGACTACGAAACAGCCTCTCGTCTAAATGAAGTTCTAAGGGCAACATTTAATAAGTTAGATGAAACCTTGGCTTCAGGCCTGACACTACTTGAAGCACTTTGCCAGTTTACAGATGATCAATCAGTAAGAATATTGACCTCACACAAAAGTAAAGGGCTAGAGTTTGATACTGTAGTACTTTTAGGCATCGAAAATGAATGTTACTTTGGGGCCCCTCAAGAGAACCTATGTACCTTTTTTGTTGGAGTTTCCAGAGCTAAATGTAAGCTATTGTTAACATTTGCAAAAGAGCGAATACGGCCAGAAGGCTTTTCTGGTCGGTGGAGTGAACAAAGAACACTTGTTAATGAGTATGCTGGTTATGTCAGGCCATTTTTATCTAACAATAACTAA
- a CDS encoding efflux RND transporter periplasmic adaptor subunit, producing MGKIFRISLTLIVVAVAGIAGHWIWSHYLYSPWTRDGRVRAEIITIAPDVSGWVNQLNVKDNQIVNKGDVLFTVDDTRYKATIAELNAKAESQKLAWELAKHKYKRRIGLTNDNLVSKETFDEAFINTELARTSYELAQAQLNTAKIDLARTQIHAPENGTLINLSLRNGNYVSKGNSVFSLVKQDSLYITGYFEETKIPLVHIGQNANVSLMSGGHVLHGKVTSIGKAIANTNVTTNGQLLPQIGQTFNWVRLSQRIPVDIQLDNIPKDIELSVGMTVSIQLQTDQ from the coding sequence ATGGGAAAAATCTTTCGTATCAGCCTCACCCTCATTGTGGTCGCGGTTGCAGGTATAGCCGGACATTGGATATGGTCACACTACCTTTATTCTCCTTGGACTCGCGACGGCCGAGTTCGCGCCGAAATCATTACCATAGCGCCAGATGTGTCCGGTTGGGTGAACCAACTGAATGTAAAAGACAATCAAATCGTCAATAAGGGTGATGTGTTGTTCACTGTGGACGATACCCGCTACAAGGCCACGATTGCCGAATTGAATGCCAAAGCGGAAAGCCAAAAATTGGCATGGGAACTGGCAAAACATAAGTACAAACGCCGTATCGGTTTGACCAATGACAACTTGGTCAGCAAAGAAACCTTCGACGAAGCCTTTATCAATACCGAACTGGCAAGAACCAGTTATGAACTCGCACAGGCGCAATTGAATACCGCCAAAATTGACTTAGCGCGGACACAAATTCACGCTCCCGAAAATGGCACGCTGATCAATTTAAGTCTGCGCAATGGCAACTATGTCAGCAAAGGCAACTCGGTATTTTCGCTGGTCAAACAAGATTCTCTCTATATCACAGGCTATTTTGAAGAAACCAAAATCCCCTTGGTTCACATAGGTCAAAACGCCAATGTCAGCCTTATGAGTGGCGGTCACGTCTTGCATGGCAAAGTGACCAGCATAGGTAAAGCAATCGCCAATACCAATGTCACTACTAATGGACAGTTATTACCGCAAATCGGCCAAACCTTTAATTGGGTAAGATTGTCGCAGCGTATTCCGGTCGATATCCAGCTAGATAACATTCCTAAGGACATAGAGCTGAGCGTCGGCATGACAGTTTCCATCCAGCTACAGACTGACCAATAG
- a CDS encoding DUF1656 domain-containing protein → MLKELAFDGLLFSPLIIFIPLAFLLSCITRLVLYQTGLYHKLWREAWFEVGLFICYLALVIYLLGS, encoded by the coding sequence ATGCTTAAAGAACTCGCGTTCGATGGTTTGTTATTTAGTCCATTAATTATCTTTATCCCCTTAGCTTTTCTGCTTTCCTGCATCACTCGCTTGGTACTCTATCAAACTGGGCTCTATCACAAGCTGTGGCGCGAAGCTTGGTTCGAAGTTGGGCTGTTTATCTGCTATCTGGCGTTGGTCATTTACTTGCTTGGGAGTTGA
- a CDS encoding FUSC family protein: MTLLLKSLFFPDRRTLIFAIKGVISMALALYVAMFLNLERPYWALVSAVFLQIRPESGLVIEKGLCQIGGTLVGALAGIAILNWFTPYPELALGLLACWIGLNSGLSAMVRQQNFVYAFAMAGMTACLIVLIVMASPSTADSAKIFDVAQSRISEIVVGAICAVLVSSLLWPTKVKHSLQLHAKNTINHTLNYLALELDLQGEHASRHEHIDTIMESVSALSDDSSAVIYEGPEGRGQSHAANFLCNKTLSLLAAIQIFGRLQRNHSHLVSEPLAKSLANMRSSFTLMAQSSDYQECYKMARTLRYQLQQNLMQYRDRAPLETRLLKVAMELSADLIMVLKSYNVLTSHSAVQLNAPPMEFHRDPLIGVTTGLRSMAVFVIGASLWIGTGSSAVLMMILLPVVFSIMMARQPLPMLTTILRRILVGITIAVPLTVFYALPLLAQSSGDFEILVLVLAGPFFIGLLALANRPTLPYGLGICVPFAVLVQPSNTISFAIENTVSNALAIFVGVTVLYWLFKLITEPSQRLMQYRLLQSIQKDLVHIAQHDDPDPWFNARMGDRLLRIASYEKGSGKSSRVFTDLVFTALNLGHVSIRMRRMLQGISDTHLNLGLENALNLWQHNLGQAFIACAHGQVAEEFKISSEALLQALAQCPLPHEQFTMITGMFERITLTFERTAHSIAEQKNTSEK; this comes from the coding sequence ATGACGCTGTTACTGAAGAGTTTATTCTTTCCAGACCGACGAACCCTCATCTTCGCGATTAAAGGCGTGATTTCGATGGCGCTCGCCTTATATGTGGCCATGTTCTTAAATCTAGAACGGCCATATTGGGCGCTGGTGTCGGCGGTATTTCTGCAAATCCGCCCCGAAAGTGGACTCGTGATCGAAAAGGGCTTATGCCAAATCGGCGGCACCTTAGTCGGCGCGCTCGCGGGGATTGCCATACTCAACTGGTTTACGCCCTATCCCGAACTCGCCTTAGGATTACTCGCCTGCTGGATAGGGCTAAATTCTGGGTTATCGGCCATGGTGCGCCAGCAAAACTTTGTCTATGCCTTTGCTATGGCGGGCATGACCGCCTGCTTGATAGTGCTCATTGTGATGGCAAGCCCGAGCACGGCCGATAGCGCAAAAATATTCGATGTGGCGCAGTCGAGGATCAGCGAGATTGTTGTTGGGGCGATATGCGCCGTCTTGGTCAGCTCGCTACTTTGGCCGACCAAGGTAAAACATAGTCTGCAACTGCATGCTAAAAACACAATTAATCATACGCTTAACTATCTTGCATTAGAACTCGATTTACAGGGGGAACATGCGAGTCGCCATGAACATATCGACACGATTATGGAGTCAGTATCGGCGCTGAGTGACGATTCCAGTGCGGTGATTTATGAAGGCCCCGAAGGACGCGGGCAGAGCCATGCGGCGAACTTTCTCTGCAATAAAACCCTTTCGCTATTGGCGGCAATCCAAATATTTGGCCGGCTGCAACGTAATCATTCCCATCTTGTTAGCGAACCACTCGCTAAATCCTTAGCCAATATGCGCAGTAGTTTTACCTTGATGGCGCAATCCAGTGATTACCAAGAATGCTACAAAATGGCGCGCACCTTGAGGTATCAACTCCAACAAAACCTGATGCAATACCGCGACCGCGCGCCGTTAGAGACGCGCTTACTCAAAGTTGCGATGGAATTAAGCGCCGATCTGATCATGGTGCTCAAGAGTTATAACGTGCTAACCAGTCATTCTGCGGTACAGCTCAACGCGCCGCCGATGGAGTTTCACCGAGACCCATTAATAGGCGTTACCACGGGCCTGCGCAGCATGGCGGTGTTTGTCATTGGGGCTTCACTGTGGATTGGCACAGGGTCGAGCGCGGTCCTCATGATGATCCTGCTGCCCGTCGTCTTTTCCATCATGATGGCGCGCCAACCACTGCCGATGTTAACCACGATTTTGCGCCGCATTCTTGTCGGCATCACTATCGCTGTGCCCCTCACAGTGTTTTATGCTTTACCTTTGCTGGCACAGAGTAGCGGCGATTTCGAAATCCTCGTTTTAGTGCTCGCTGGGCCGTTTTTTATTGGCTTACTCGCCTTGGCGAATCGACCGACCTTGCCCTATGGGCTCGGCATTTGCGTGCCGTTTGCTGTGTTAGTGCAGCCCAGCAACACCATTTCATTTGCGATAGAAAACACCGTCAGCAATGCCTTAGCGATTTTTGTTGGCGTGACTGTGCTGTATTGGTTGTTTAAATTGATTACCGAACCCAGCCAGCGGTTGATGCAATATCGTCTGCTGCAATCCATCCAAAAAGATCTGGTGCATATCGCGCAGCATGATGATCCTGATCCTTGGTTTAACGCCCGCATGGGCGATCGACTGCTGCGGATCGCCAGTTATGAAAAAGGCTCGGGCAAGAGTTCGAGGGTATTTACCGATCTGGTGTTTACTGCACTTAATCTAGGCCATGTGTCGATTCGGATGCGGCGCATGTTGCAGGGCATTTCAGATACGCACTTAAACTTAGGCTTAGAAAATGCACTCAACCTCTGGCAACACAATTTAGGTCAGGCATTTATCGCCTGCGCCCACGGACAAGTCGCAGAAGAGTTTAAAATCAGCAGCGAGGCCTTATTACAAGCGCTGGCCCAATGTCCGTTACCCCACGAACAATTCACTATGATTACTGGGATGTTTGAACGCATCACTTTAACCTTCGAACGCACAGCCCACAGTATCGCCGAGCAGAAAAACACCTCAGAAAAATAG